A single region of the Nicotiana sylvestris chromosome 6, ASM39365v2, whole genome shotgun sequence genome encodes:
- the LOC138870973 gene encoding uncharacterized protein, producing MLRKDVETSWTEDCQKAFDKIKEYLTTLPVLVSPEPGQPLFLYLSVLDGAFGCVLGQHNETRRKEHTIYYLSKKFTPYEARIDPLKYIFQKPMPTGKLAKWQILLSEFDIVYVTQKAIKGQALEDHLAEKPVGGAYEPLKTYFLDEKVSFIGEDIIVAYDGWRMFFDDATNFKGVGIGALLVSKTGQHYQVSATLKFPCTNNMEEYEACILGLNMAVDMNIQELLVIDKNYIDPIPVEIHNHPTYCAYVEEEMDRKPWFHDIKECLSKVEYLEHANHTQKRTLRRLSNHFFHRGWKLTEELLIWVYYDVSTQRKLLSYLRMCMPGRVAHT from the exons atgctaagaaaggatgtcgaaacaagctggaccgaggattgtcagaaagcttttgataaaatcaaggagtacctaacCACACTGCCAGTTTTGGTCTCTCCAGAACCAGGACAACCTTTGTTTCTCTATCtgtctgtattggatggagccttcggatgtgttctgggacaacataaTGAGACAAGAAGGAAAGAACATACCATATACtacctgagtaagaagttcacaccttacgaagcacg GatagaccctctgaagtacatatttcagaaacctatgccgactgggaagttggctaagtggcagatactactaagtgagtttgatatcgtctacgtGACTCaaaaggcaatcaagggacaagcattggaagaccatcttgctgaaaaaccggtgggaggagcatacgaacctttgaaaacatattttctggATGAAAAAGTGTCATTCATAGGGGAAGACATTATTGTAGCATACGACGGctggaggatgttcttcgatgatgctacaaatttcaaaggagtaggcattggagcactTTTGGTATCAAAAACGGGTCAACATTATCAAGTATCTGCTACACTcaaatttccctgcaccaacaatatggaagagtatgaggcatgcatactaggactcaatatGGCAGTCgatatgaacattcaggagctgctggtgatcg ataagaattacattgatcccattccggtggaGATCCATAATCATCCGACATATTGTGcttatgttgaagaagaaatggatagaaagccttggttccatgacatcaaggagtgcTTATCAAAAGTAGAATACttggagcatgcaaatcacactcagaaacgcacactccggagattgtcaaatcattTCTTCCACAGAGGATGGAAATtaacagaagaactcctgatttgggtttactatgatgtgtcgacgcaaaggaagcttctaagctacttgaggatgtgcatgccgGGACGTGtggcccacacatga